One window from the genome of Enterococcus haemoperoxidus ATCC BAA-382 encodes:
- a CDS encoding dihydroorotate dehydrogenase electron transfer subunit, whose translation MKQEIMTIISQQQLAPRIFQMTLTGDLVNEMEKPGQFIHIKVPRVDMLLRRPISINQIDKEAKTCTIIYRTEGDGTKVFAELTTGDTLDVMGPLGNGFDVECLTAGQKAYVIGGGIGIPPMYELSKQLKQRGIEVVHFLGYASKEVAYFQDEFIALGDTRFATDDGSFGVEGNVGNLLLDAVQKEQPDAVYACGANGMLKMIAQVFSDNPNVFLSLEQRMACGMGACYACVCHVPDDETGTKSVKVCDEGPIFRASEVVL comes from the coding sequence ATGAAACAGGAAATAATGACAATCATCTCTCAGCAACAATTAGCACCTAGGATTTTCCAAATGACGTTGACAGGTGATTTAGTCAACGAAATGGAAAAACCTGGGCAGTTTATCCATATAAAAGTTCCAAGGGTAGATATGCTTTTAAGAAGACCAATCAGTATCAATCAAATAGATAAAGAAGCAAAGACCTGTACGATTATTTATCGAACAGAAGGTGACGGGACCAAAGTTTTTGCTGAACTCACAACTGGTGACACTTTAGATGTTATGGGGCCTTTGGGAAATGGTTTTGATGTCGAGTGTTTGACTGCAGGCCAAAAAGCATATGTGATTGGTGGTGGGATAGGTATTCCACCAATGTACGAACTGTCCAAGCAACTGAAGCAAAGAGGGATCGAAGTCGTTCATTTTCTTGGCTATGCTTCTAAAGAAGTCGCTTATTTTCAAGATGAATTTATTGCTTTAGGTGACACGCGTTTTGCAACGGACGATGGTTCTTTTGGCGTTGAAGGAAATGTCGGCAACCTTTTGTTGGATGCTGTTCAAAAAGAGCAACCTGATGCAGTATATGCTTGCGGTGCTAATGGAATGTTAAAAATGATCGCCCAAGTATTTTCTGACAATCCGAATGTTTTTCTTTCACTAGAACAACGAATGGCTTGTGGGATGGGTGCTTGTTATGCCTGTGTTTGCCATGTGCCTGATGATGAAACTGGAACAAAAAGTGTCAAAGTTTGTGATGAAGGGCCAATCTTTAGAGCCAGCGAGGTGGTTTTATGA
- a CDS encoding dihydroorotate dehydrogenase — MMKNSLAISIPGLELKNPIIPASGCFGFGEEYAKYYDLGKLGSIMIKATTPQARFGNATPRVAETPSGMLNAIGLQNPGLDVVMNTKLPALEAYDVPIIANVAGACEDDYVEVCSKIGDAPNVKAIELNISCPNVKHGGIAFGTDPDVAFQLTQAVKKVSKVPIYVKLSPNVTDIVPVAQAIEAGGADGFSMINTLLGMRIDLKTRRPVLANQTGGLSGPAIKPVAIRLIHQVSQISNLPIIGMGGVQTVDDVLEMFMAGASAVAVGTANFTDPYICPKLIDALPSKMAELGIESLEQLIKEVREAKNL, encoded by the coding sequence ATGATGAAAAATTCGTTAGCAATTAGTATTCCTGGTTTAGAATTAAAAAATCCCATTATTCCTGCTAGTGGTTGTTTTGGATTTGGTGAAGAATATGCTAAGTATTACGATCTGGGAAAACTTGGTTCGATCATGATCAAAGCTACGACACCACAAGCACGTTTTGGCAATGCAACACCAAGAGTGGCAGAAACACCAAGTGGTATGCTAAATGCAATCGGGTTACAAAATCCAGGTTTGGATGTGGTCATGAATACAAAACTCCCTGCATTAGAAGCGTATGATGTACCGATTATTGCGAACGTTGCCGGAGCTTGTGAAGATGATTATGTGGAAGTCTGCAGTAAAATTGGGGACGCACCAAATGTTAAAGCAATCGAATTAAATATTTCATGTCCAAATGTAAAACATGGCGGTATTGCCTTTGGAACGGACCCAGATGTTGCCTTTCAATTAACACAAGCTGTGAAAAAAGTATCGAAAGTCCCGATTTATGTAAAGCTTTCTCCAAACGTGACAGATATTGTGCCAGTTGCACAAGCAATTGAAGCTGGAGGTGCGGATGGTTTTTCAATGATCAATACACTTTTAGGGATGCGGATTGATTTAAAGACCCGTCGTCCGGTTTTGGCCAATCAAACAGGAGGATTATCAGGTCCTGCTATCAAGCCCGTTGCAATTCGTTTAATCCATCAAGTTTCTCAGATTTCCAACTTGCCGATCATCGGTATGGGTGGTGTACAAACGGTGGACGATGTCTTAGAAATGTTTATGGCTGGAGCAAGTGCAGTAGCTGTTGGAACTGCTAATTTTACTGATCCATATATATGTCCCAAACTGATCGATGCGTTGCCTAGCAAGATGGCAGAACTTGGAATCGAGTCATTAGAGCAATTAATCAAAGAAGTTAGAGAGGCGAAAAATCTATGA
- the pyrF gene encoding orotidine-5'-phosphate decarboxylase yields the protein MSQRPIIALDFSIKMEVEAFLANFPKEESLFVKVGMELFYQEGPEIVRWLKGLGHSVFLDLKLHDIPNTVEKSMIGLAKLGVDITNVHAAGGVKMMEAAKNGLKKGTEEGAKVPILIAVTQLTSTSEKEMQQDQLIEVPLKESVLHYAKCTEKAGLDGVVCSALEAQDIHQATSEKFVCLTPGIRPSGSEVGDQKRVVTPTDARKIGSTYIVVGRPITQAEDPYEAYQSIKNEWNGEIK from the coding sequence ATGAGTCAACGACCGATCATCGCGTTAGATTTCTCTATAAAAATGGAAGTAGAAGCATTTTTAGCTAATTTTCCTAAGGAAGAATCATTATTTGTCAAAGTAGGAATGGAGTTATTTTATCAAGAAGGACCTGAAATCGTCCGTTGGCTGAAAGGGTTGGGTCATTCTGTTTTTCTTGATCTAAAATTACATGATATTCCAAATACCGTTGAAAAATCAATGATTGGCTTAGCGAAGCTTGGTGTGGATATCACGAATGTTCATGCTGCTGGCGGTGTCAAGATGATGGAAGCAGCTAAAAATGGACTGAAAAAAGGAACGGAAGAGGGCGCAAAAGTGCCTATTTTGATTGCTGTGACACAACTTACTTCAACAAGCGAAAAAGAAATGCAGCAAGATCAATTGATTGAAGTCCCTTTAAAAGAGAGTGTGCTCCATTATGCAAAATGTACGGAAAAGGCCGGATTGGATGGAGTAGTTTGTTCCGCATTAGAAGCGCAAGACATTCATCAAGCGACAAGTGAGAAATTTGTTTGCTTAACACCAGGAATACGTCCAAGCGGTAGTGAGGTTGGAGATCAAAAACGAGTAGTGACACCAACCGATGCAAGAAAAATCGGTTCAACTTATATTGTAGTAGGTCGACCAATCACACAAGCTGAAGACCCTTATGAAGCGTATCAATCAATCAAAAATGAGTGGAATGGAGAAATAAAATGA
- the pyrE gene encoding orotate phosphoribosyltransferase, whose translation MTELAKRIAKDLLEIEAVFLSPNEPFTWASGIKSPIYCDNRITMSYPVVRKEIAKGLAEKIKQSYPDVEVIAGTATAGIPHAAWVADILDLPMVYIRSKAKEHGKGNQIEGRIFKGQKMVVIEDLISTGGSVLEAAAAAEREGADILGVAAIFTYELPKGKEKFAAHKMNLLTLTNYSTLIDAALESNYIEEKDVALLKEWKQDPENWLTK comes from the coding sequence ATGACAGAACTAGCTAAAAGGATTGCCAAAGATTTATTAGAAATTGAAGCGGTATTTCTAAGCCCAAACGAACCTTTTACATGGGCAAGTGGAATCAAAAGTCCGATTTATTGTGATAATCGAATCACTATGAGTTATCCAGTTGTTCGTAAGGAGATTGCTAAAGGCTTAGCAGAAAAAATCAAACAAAGCTATCCAGATGTGGAAGTTATTGCTGGAACAGCAACCGCTGGGATTCCCCATGCTGCTTGGGTAGCAGATATTTTAGATTTGCCTATGGTTTATATTCGCAGTAAAGCGAAAGAGCATGGCAAAGGCAATCAAATCGAAGGACGGATCTTTAAAGGACAAAAAATGGTTGTAATTGAAGATTTGATTTCAACAGGTGGAAGTGTCTTAGAAGCTGCAGCTGCGGCAGAACGTGAAGGCGCAGACATTTTAGGTGTTGCAGCGATCTTTACTTATGAACTACCAAAAGGCAAAGAAAAATTTGCAGCACACAAAATGAATTTATTGACATTAACAAATTATTCAACATTGATTGATGCGGCTTTAGAATCTAATTATATTGAAGAAAAAGATGTTGCTTTATTAAAAGAGTGGAAACAAGATCCAGAAAATTGGTTAACTAAATAA
- a CDS encoding carbonic anhydrase family protein, translating to MKNIRNMDVEWGYEGELGPEHWHTLCDWFSTGAKYPYQSPVNLSKNLINGVSASRAIDFCYKIEEFTEKEFKNTFHFVPPNTESYVIFEDEKYYLTDIHFHTPSEHTFDGEHAPLEFHLVHMNNSGDNLVVGCLFTITTDDNKFSKNQTTLKWNSQTHQQWFDPSIFLPEQKSHFHYLGSLTTPPTKGPVHWFVFDSIQKMDQDFFARIDEGMLPFNNRPVQALNGRKIYFSE from the coding sequence ATGAAAAATATTCGAAATATGGACGTGGAATGGGGATACGAAGGAGAGCTTGGACCGGAGCATTGGCACACGCTTTGTGATTGGTTTTCGACGGGAGCTAAATATCCTTATCAATCGCCTGTTAATTTATCAAAAAACTTGATCAATGGTGTCTCTGCAAGCAGAGCGATTGATTTTTGTTATAAAATAGAAGAATTTACAGAAAAAGAATTTAAAAATACCTTTCACTTTGTTCCACCAAATACAGAAAGCTATGTAATTTTTGAAGATGAAAAATATTATTTAACAGATATTCATTTTCACACACCAAGCGAGCATACCTTTGATGGAGAACATGCGCCCTTGGAATTTCATCTTGTTCATATGAATAATTCTGGGGATAATTTAGTTGTGGGTTGTTTATTTACCATTACTACAGATGATAATAAATTTTCAAAAAATCAAACGACTCTCAAATGGAACTCACAAACGCATCAACAGTGGTTTGATCCTTCAATTTTTTTACCCGAACAAAAATCTCATTTTCATTACTTAGGTTCGTTAACAACACCGCCAACTAAGGGACCTGTTCATTGGTTTGTTTTCGATTCTATTCAAAAAATGGATCAAGATTTTTTTGCGCGAATTGACGAAGGGATGTTGCCTTTCAACAATCGACCAGTCCAAGCATTGAATGGACGTAAAATCTATTTTTCTGAATAA
- a CDS encoding LysR family transcriptional regulator: MNIQQMKYVVAVANNGSFREAAKKLFITQPSLSNGIRELEEEIGVTLFIRTNKGASLTEEGLTFLEHAEKILTQMEIIENRYQEVTKSERFSISSQHYDFLGEVMGKVIQQFKDQYKNFRVFETTTLKVIEDVKSYHSELGIIYLNSQNQSGIERYLEQANLTYEVVGSFKTHIFLGKNHPLAKQKEIKLEQLCCYPQVRFTQEGSNFAYFSEDLIENQEQETVIYTNDRGTLMNLLVETDAYASGSGVVTGFTKKEIRLVPLAESTNNKICVLYQKNKTISTIGQFFIKELKQLF, from the coding sequence ATGAATATTCAACAAATGAAATATGTTGTAGCTGTTGCGAATAATGGTAGTTTCAGAGAAGCTGCAAAGAAACTATTCATCACGCAACCAAGTCTTTCAAATGGAATTCGTGAGTTAGAAGAAGAAATTGGTGTAACCTTATTTATTCGTACCAATAAAGGTGCTTCTTTGACTGAAGAGGGGTTGACCTTTTTAGAACATGCGGAAAAGATTTTGACACAAATGGAAATAATTGAAAATCGCTATCAAGAAGTGACTAAGAGTGAACGTTTTTCAATTTCTTCTCAGCACTATGATTTTTTAGGCGAAGTGATGGGGAAAGTTATCCAGCAATTTAAAGACCAATATAAAAATTTTCGTGTATTTGAGACAACGACTTTAAAAGTAATTGAAGACGTAAAAAGTTACCATAGTGAACTTGGTATTATTTATTTAAATAGTCAAAATCAATCAGGTATTGAGCGGTATTTAGAGCAGGCAAATTTAACATATGAAGTTGTTGGAAGCTTTAAAACCCATATTTTTCTTGGAAAAAATCATCCGTTGGCAAAACAAAAAGAAATCAAACTGGAACAATTATGTTGCTATCCCCAAGTTCGTTTTACGCAAGAAGGGAGCAATTTTGCTTATTTTTCAGAAGATCTAATTGAAAATCAAGAACAAGAAACAGTGATTTACACAAATGATCGTGGAACGTTGATGAATTTATTAGTAGAGACAGATGCCTATGCATCAGGATCAGGTGTGGTCACTGGATTTACCAAAAAAGAAATTCGGTTAGTTCCATTAGCGGAAAGTACAAACAATAAAATATGTGTTCTCTATCAGAAAAATAAAACCATTAGTACTATTGGTCAATTTTTTATAAAAGAGTTGAAACAGCTGTTTTGA
- the hisC gene encoding histidinol-phosphate transaminase, whose protein sequence is MKGIRKITPYVPGEQPNYSDMIKLNTNENPYPPSPKVTEVLRNFDAEHLKRYSSIDNFSLKKALGIKHGLSPEHFLIGNGSDEVLAFCFLAFFNSSDPILFPDITYGFYKVWADLFQIPFKELALNSHFEIAVKNYNPPNGGIIIANPNAPTGLFKPLVEIEHLLKENQEVIVIIDEAYIDFAGQSAIKLLDKYPNLIIIRTFSKSSSLAGLRVGYAIGNPKYIQIAESIKSSFNPYSVDMLAENLAVAAVEDKKYYEEITKDICATRDWFTKIIEQSGFRSLVSKTNFVLLTHPDLVIEELYHYLETHDIFVRYFPKIERLNNYLRVSMGTREEMEKVYQLMTNYVLASKK, encoded by the coding sequence ATGAAAGGCATTAGAAAAATCACTCCTTATGTTCCAGGAGAACAACCTAATTATTCAGATATGATCAAATTAAACACAAATGAGAACCCTTATCCACCTTCTCCAAAAGTCACTGAGGTACTGAGAAATTTCGATGCTGAACATTTAAAAAGATATAGCTCTATTGATAATTTTTCTTTAAAAAAAGCATTGGGGATAAAGCACGGATTATCTCCTGAACATTTTTTGATTGGCAATGGATCGGATGAAGTGTTAGCTTTTTGTTTCCTTGCTTTTTTCAATAGTTCAGATCCTATTTTATTTCCGGATATCACTTATGGTTTTTATAAAGTTTGGGCTGATCTTTTTCAGATCCCATTTAAAGAGTTGGCCTTAAACAGTCACTTTGAAATAGCTGTAAAAAATTATAACCCGCCAAATGGTGGGATAATCATTGCTAATCCAAATGCACCAACAGGTTTATTCAAACCACTTGTAGAAATCGAGCATTTATTGAAAGAAAATCAAGAAGTTATTGTGATCATCGATGAAGCCTACATTGATTTTGCTGGTCAATCGGCTATTAAACTTTTAGATAAATACCCAAATCTAATCATTATTAGAACCTTTTCAAAATCAAGCTCTTTAGCGGGTTTACGCGTTGGTTATGCTATTGGTAATCCAAAGTATATTCAAATTGCGGAAAGTATCAAGTCTTCTTTTAATCCTTATTCAGTTGATATGTTAGCAGAAAATTTAGCTGTTGCTGCCGTTGAGGATAAAAAATATTATGAAGAAATAACGAAAGATATTTGTGCAACTAGAGATTGGTTTACAAAAATCATTGAACAATCAGGATTTCGTTCTCTCGTCTCAAAAACAAACTTTGTTTTACTGACTCATCCTGATTTGGTCATTGAAGAGTTATACCATTATTTAGAAACTCACGACATATTTGTTCGCTATTTTCCAAAGATCGAACGATTGAACAATTATTTACGCGTTTCGATGGGGACACGTGAGGAAATGGAAAAAGTTTATCAATTAATGACTAACTATGTATTAGCATCAAAAAAATAA
- a CDS encoding pyridoxal phosphate-dependent aminotransferase, which produces MDLTKRFNKQVYKIAVSTIRQFDEQVSDIEDIIKLTLGEPDFNTPEHVKTAAHDAIENNFSHYSGMSGLMDVREAATFFMKEKYGVIYQPASEVLVTVGATEAISASLLSILEPGDKVLMPAPIYPGYEPVITLAQAEPIYIDTTSNDFVLTPEMIELAMSEHGDQVKAIILNYPSNPTGVTYNREEVKAIADVLKNYSIFVISDEIYSELTYEDQHVSIAEFIPEQTILINGLSKSHAMTGWRIGFIFGPENLIAEIIKVHQYLVTAASTISQKAAVRALVEGMNDAAVMKEEYRERRDFVYEQMTAFGFEVARPNGAFYIFAKIPAGYQQDSMKFCVDLAKQEAVAIIPGVAFGKEAEGYVRISYAADLATLKEAMKRIGYYIKTNS; this is translated from the coding sequence ATGGATTTAACGAAAAGATTTAATAAACAAGTATATAAAATCGCCGTTTCGACGATTCGCCAATTTGACGAACAAGTAAGTGATATTGAAGACATTATAAAATTGACGTTGGGAGAGCCAGATTTTAATACTCCTGAGCATGTAAAAACAGCAGCACATGATGCAATCGAAAATAATTTTTCGCATTATTCAGGTATGTCAGGGTTGATGGATGTTCGTGAAGCAGCCACTTTTTTTATGAAAGAAAAATATGGGGTCATTTATCAACCAGCATCTGAAGTTTTAGTAACAGTGGGAGCAACTGAGGCGATTTCTGCAAGTTTACTTTCTATTTTAGAACCTGGCGATAAAGTTTTGATGCCAGCTCCAATCTATCCGGGCTATGAACCAGTGATTACGTTGGCTCAAGCAGAACCAATCTATATTGATACTACATCAAATGATTTTGTATTGACACCTGAAATGATTGAGCTTGCGATGTCAGAACATGGCGATCAGGTTAAAGCAATTATTCTAAATTACCCAAGCAATCCAACTGGTGTAACGTATAATCGTGAAGAAGTCAAAGCGATTGCAGATGTATTGAAAAACTATTCAATCTTCGTGATCAGTGATGAAATCTACAGTGAATTAACCTATGAAGACCAGCATGTATCCATCGCAGAATTTATTCCAGAACAAACTATTTTGATCAATGGTCTATCAAAATCACATGCGATGACGGGCTGGCGGATTGGATTTATCTTTGGACCAGAGAATTTGATTGCTGAAATCATCAAAGTTCATCAATATTTAGTCACAGCGGCTTCTACAATATCTCAAAAAGCAGCAGTTAGAGCGTTGGTTGAAGGAATGAATGATGCAGCAGTAATGAAAGAAGAATACCGAGAACGCCGAGATTTTGTTTATGAGCAAATGACTGCATTTGGGTTTGAAGTAGCCAGACCGAATGGTGCCTTTTATATTTTTGCGAAAATTCCTGCAGGATACCAACAAGATTCTATGAAATTCTGTGTAGATTTAGCTAAGCAAGAAGCAGTAGCGATCATTCCAGGAGTTGCTTTCGGTAAAGAAGCAGAAGGCTATGTAAGAATCAGCTATGCGGCAGACTTAGCGACATTAAAAGAAGCAATGAAACGAATCGGATATTATATCAAAACGAACAGTTAA
- a CDS encoding phosphate ABC transporter substrate-binding protein PstS family protein, with product MKKRLLSAIVLSVGLLIAGCGNQGAATGDSSNKSNDSGSTSNQPVKIVAVGSTALQPLVDAAKDQFVSEHANYTISVQGGGSGTGLSQVADGAVTIGNSDVFAEEKSGVDASKLVDHRVAVVGMGPVVNKEVGVKNISKQELIDIFSGKIKNWKDLGGKDQEIAVINRPSGSGTRATFEKWGLDGAKAVQSQEQDSSGTVRQIVSQTPGAISYLAFSYMDESTDALSIDDVKPTEENVADNSWKIWSYEHMYTKGQPDDDVKAFLDFMLTDDVQDGVVKELGYLPITAMKVERDVTGTITKK from the coding sequence ATGAAGAAACGTTTATTATCAGCAATTGTGTTAAGTGTAGGACTTTTAATCGCAGGGTGCGGCAATCAAGGGGCTGCAACTGGTGACAGTAGTAATAAATCTAACGATAGCGGAAGTACAAGTAATCAACCTGTTAAAATCGTAGCAGTTGGTTCAACCGCTTTACAACCATTAGTAGATGCAGCGAAAGATCAATTTGTTTCTGAACATGCTAATTACACAATTTCAGTTCAGGGCGGAGGTAGTGGAACTGGACTTTCTCAAGTCGCTGATGGTGCTGTGACAATTGGAAATTCTGACGTTTTTGCCGAAGAAAAATCTGGTGTAGATGCGTCAAAACTTGTTGATCATCGTGTTGCCGTTGTGGGAATGGGTCCTGTGGTCAATAAAGAAGTTGGCGTTAAAAACATTAGCAAACAAGAATTGATTGATATTTTTTCAGGAAAAATTAAAAACTGGAAAGACCTAGGCGGAAAAGATCAAGAAATCGCAGTAATCAATCGTCCAAGTGGAAGCGGAACGCGAGCAACTTTTGAAAAATGGGGACTAGATGGCGCTAAAGCTGTCCAATCTCAAGAACAAGACTCATCAGGAACTGTTCGTCAAATTGTGTCCCAAACACCTGGAGCAATCAGTTATCTTGCTTTTTCTTACATGGATGAATCAACAGATGCACTAAGTATTGATGATGTAAAACCTACAGAAGAGAATGTTGCAGATAATTCTTGGAAAATTTGGTCTTATGAACATATGTATACAAAAGGTCAACCGGATGATGATGTAAAAGCGTTTTTAGATTTTATGCTGACAGATGATGTTCAAGACGGTGTAGTCAAAGAATTAGGCTATTTACCAATCACAGCAATGAAAGTTGAAAGAGACGTAACAGGTACCATCACTAAAAAATAA
- a CDS encoding sensor histidine kinase: MKKRQRIEYWVVGIMMLALFVGSIFLTNYFFKKELLSQQEEYLQKKGTLILDQLSPDLFLTQHFSDQEEKLIEHYSTDKNERLTLMNAKGDIFYDSLDSSLHESRRNRPEVKAILSGADFGSALRKSATLKEELLYLALPVDKNGELIGIIRMSEETTQFSNSIRSFRRYILFTLGILFLIITAFVFLLLHQKNEPLVTVLPVLKKIVKYPDEARSIIQDSPEWNELYQTVNLLSQQMSQTYLAYTSTDEQFHALLDELMIGVFIIDVDGKVQLINPKMTEILMIEKNDAGKDYFEVIKEPALIHLIHQVITEKSSVHQEIKLTDSLNETILDMSLRYIEEDGNDYQVLGIAYDLTRVRQLEKIQKDFVSNVSHELKTPVTSLLGFTETLLDGAKDDPETLSQFLEIMQKDALRLQQLIQEILQLSRDGKNISYDDQEVAMLPFTQEILRSYRKATKEKHLTIEILGDESITYTTKYELFYPIVKNLIENAIQYSQSDGTITIDFGFSDTFFFTVKDLGIGISLEDQERIFERFYRVDKARSRHSGGTGLGLSIVHNYTELLGGTVTIDSHLGLGSTFVVKLPKND, encoded by the coding sequence ATGAAAAAACGCCAACGTATTGAATATTGGGTAGTTGGAATTATGATGCTTGCTTTATTTGTAGGTAGTATTTTTTTAACAAACTATTTTTTTAAAAAGGAATTATTGTCCCAACAGGAAGAGTACTTACAAAAAAAAGGGACATTGATTCTCGACCAGCTCTCTCCTGATTTGTTTTTAACGCAACATTTTTCAGATCAAGAAGAGAAGCTTATTGAACATTATTCAACTGATAAAAATGAGCGTTTGACATTGATGAACGCCAAAGGGGATATTTTTTACGACAGTCTTGATTCATCACTGCATGAATCAAGACGTAATCGTCCTGAAGTTAAGGCAATTCTTTCTGGTGCTGATTTCGGCTCTGCCTTGAGAAAAAGTGCGACTTTAAAAGAAGAATTACTTTACTTAGCATTGCCTGTCGATAAAAATGGTGAATTAATCGGTATTATTCGAATGTCAGAAGAAACGACACAATTTTCTAATAGTATCCGATCATTTAGGCGCTATATTCTGTTTACTTTAGGCATTTTATTTTTGATTATTACGGCTTTCGTCTTTTTATTACTTCATCAGAAAAATGAACCTTTGGTGACAGTTTTACCCGTGTTGAAAAAAATTGTGAAATATCCAGATGAAGCGCGATCGATCATCCAAGATTCACCAGAATGGAATGAATTATATCAAACGGTCAATCTCTTGAGTCAACAAATGAGCCAAACATATTTGGCTTACACATCCACTGATGAACAATTTCACGCCTTACTGGATGAACTGATGATTGGTGTTTTTATTATTGATGTTGATGGAAAGGTTCAATTGATCAATCCTAAGATGACTGAAATTTTAATGATTGAGAAAAATGATGCCGGTAAAGATTATTTTGAAGTGATCAAAGAGCCTGCCCTGATCCATTTGATTCATCAAGTTATCACAGAAAAAAGTTCGGTACATCAAGAAATAAAACTAACTGACTCATTGAATGAAACGATTTTAGATATGTCTTTACGTTATATAGAAGAAGATGGAAATGATTACCAAGTTTTGGGAATTGCTTATGATTTAACCCGTGTTAGGCAATTAGAAAAAATTCAAAAAGACTTTGTTAGTAATGTTTCACACGAGTTAAAAACACCCGTCACTTCTTTACTGGGCTTTACCGAAACCTTATTAGACGGTGCTAAAGATGACCCTGAAACCTTATCACAATTTTTGGAGATCATGCAAAAAGATGCTTTGCGCTTACAACAACTGATTCAGGAAATTTTACAGCTTTCTCGTGATGGAAAAAACATTTCGTATGATGACCAAGAAGTTGCCATGCTTCCTTTCACACAAGAAATTCTGCGTTCTTATCGTAAAGCAACCAAAGAAAAACATCTAACAATCGAAATTCTTGGGGATGAATCAATAACCTACACAACAAAGTATGAACTTTTCTATCCGATCGTTAAAAATTTGATTGAAAATGCAATTCAATATTCTCAATCTGACGGAACGATCACCATTGATTTTGGATTCTCTGATACATTCTTTTTCACAGTGAAAGATTTGGGCATCGGGATTAGTTTAGAAGACCAAGAAAGAATTTTTGAGCGCTTTTACCGAGTAGATAAAGCAAGAAGCCGGCATTCTGGTGGAACTGGTTTAGGTTTATCGATTGTGCATAATTATACTGAATTATTAGGTGGAACAGTCACGATCGACAGTCATTTAGGCCTTGGTTCAACGTTTGTAGTAAAATTACCAAAAAATGATTAA